A single genomic interval of Caballeronia sp. NK8 harbors:
- a CDS encoding alpha/beta fold hydrolase, with translation MLVGGAAAAGSMVAAALPGPAMAAQSAKTPSPGSAADKASGSYITTKDGTRLYYKDWGAGRPVVFCHGWPLSSDSWESQMMLVASAGYRAVAHDRRGHGRSSQPWHGNEMNTYADDLATVFETLDLRDVVLVGFSTGGGEVARYLGRHGSRRVSRVVLVSAVPPLMLKTAANPLGLPIDVFDSLRAAQLANRSQFYKDVPAGPFYGFNRPGAKPSQGLIDAWWTQGMQGGHKNTYDSIKAFSETDFTEDLKTIDVPTLIIHGDDDQIVPIDAAGRASAKLIRNSKLIVYPGAPHGLTDTHKERFNADLLAFIQS, from the coding sequence ATGCTGGTCGGCGGCGCTGCCGCGGCCGGCTCGATGGTCGCGGCAGCCTTGCCTGGCCCGGCGATGGCAGCGCAGTCCGCAAAGACGCCGTCCCCCGGCAGCGCGGCCGACAAGGCCTCGGGCAGCTATATCACGACGAAGGATGGCACCCGGCTCTACTACAAGGACTGGGGTGCCGGTCGCCCCGTCGTCTTCTGTCATGGCTGGCCGCTCAGTTCGGACAGCTGGGAATCGCAGATGATGCTCGTGGCATCGGCGGGATATCGTGCCGTCGCGCATGATCGTCGTGGCCACGGGCGTTCCAGTCAGCCCTGGCATGGCAACGAGATGAACACCTATGCCGACGACCTCGCGACCGTGTTCGAAACACTTGATTTGCGCGATGTCGTCCTCGTGGGCTTCTCCACCGGCGGCGGCGAGGTGGCGCGCTATCTCGGACGACATGGCTCCCGACGCGTCTCCAGAGTGGTGCTGGTGTCGGCCGTGCCGCCGTTGATGCTCAAGACCGCCGCGAATCCGCTAGGCCTGCCCATCGACGTGTTCGATAGCCTGCGGGCCGCCCAGCTCGCCAATCGATCTCAGTTCTACAAGGACGTGCCTGCCGGCCCGTTCTATGGCTTCAATCGTCCTGGCGCAAAGCCCTCGCAAGGCCTGATCGATGCGTGGTGGACCCAGGGCATGCAGGGCGGGCATAAGAACACCTATGACTCGATCAAGGCGTTCTCCGAAACGGACTTCACCGAGGACCTGAAAACGATCGATGTCCCCACGCTGATCATTCACGGTGACGACGATCAGATCGTGCCCATCGACGCCGCAGGACGAGCATCCGCGAAGCTGATCAGGAATTCGAAGCTGATCGTTTATCCCGGAGCGCCTCACGGCTTGACGGACACACACAAGGAGAGGTTCAACGCAGACCTGCTGGCATTCATTCAGAGCTGA
- a CDS encoding SDR family oxidoreductase — MRIVIIGGTGLIGSKTAPILRQAGHDVIAASPSSGVNTLTGQGLKEVLADTQIVIDLANSPSFDDSAVLEFFEKSGRNLHPAEAEAGVKHHVALSIVGADLTPENGYFRAKVAQEKLIEASGVPFTIVRSTQFYEFLGGIADSGTEGNTVRLSPGPFQPIASDDVAAFVADVALAVPCNGIVEIAGPERAPFDEIVGRYLKAKGDKREVVRDAQARYFGGLVGEHSLVPLGEARIGRIGFDEWFRHSQGKS; from the coding sequence ATGCGGATAGTTATCATTGGTGGCACCGGGCTGATCGGTTCGAAGACCGCTCCTATTCTGCGTCAGGCTGGCCATGACGTCATCGCTGCCTCACCGAGCAGCGGCGTCAACACGCTCACGGGTCAGGGACTCAAGGAAGTCCTCGCGGACACGCAGATAGTGATCGACCTCGCGAATTCGCCGTCGTTCGACGACAGCGCAGTGCTGGAATTTTTCGAAAAATCCGGCAGGAATCTCCACCCAGCCGAGGCCGAGGCAGGTGTCAAGCATCATGTCGCACTGTCGATCGTCGGGGCCGACCTGACGCCCGAAAACGGCTATTTCCGCGCGAAGGTTGCGCAAGAAAAGCTGATCGAGGCTTCTGGTGTTCCCTTCACGATCGTCCGTTCGACGCAGTTCTATGAATTTCTCGGCGGTATCGCCGATTCAGGCACGGAAGGGAACACCGTGCGGCTATCACCGGGCCCGTTCCAGCCCATTGCGTCCGACGACGTCGCTGCCTTTGTCGCCGATGTGGCGCTTGCCGTCCCGTGCAACGGAATCGTTGAAATCGCGGGTCCGGAACGCGCGCCGTTTGACGAAATCGTCGGCCGCTATCTGAAAGCGAAGGGCGACAAGCGAGAAGTCGTGCGTGACGCGCAGGCGCGCTACTTTGGTGGCCTCGTTGGAGAGCATTCGCTCGTGCCACTCGGCGAAGCGCGCATCGGCCGCATCGGATTCGATGAGTGGTTTCGGCATTCGCAGGGCAAGTCGTGA
- a CDS encoding epoxide hydrolase family protein: MSDNKALPQSPSRRRFVGAAAASVAAASLSQLAFAEKESSIVSVTKAANGDKDAIRPLHVNVPEAQLIDLRRRIRATRWPERETVSDDSQGVPLAMMQELARHWSSDYDWRKCEAKLNGYPNFITEIDGLDIHFIHVRSKHENAMPLIVTHGWPGSVIEQFKIIDPLINPTAHGASSSDAFHLVIPSLPGYGFSGKPLTTGWGPERTARAWVTLMKRLGYDKFAAQGGDLGGVVANVMGKQRPPELLGIHVNFPATVPADIAKALQAGDAPSVGLDDEEKHAYDQLASAARKRRAYALEMGTRPQTLYGIADSPIGLAGWLLDHGDGYVQPAAALTSAVFGHTVNGESSGAMTRDDVLDDITLYWLTNTGVSSARFYWESHFNFLAAADVAVPAAVSVFPRENYQAPRSWTERAYHNLIWYNRLDRGGHFAAWEQPDLFVEEVRAGLRSLRT, encoded by the coding sequence ATGTCAGATAACAAAGCCCTTCCGCAGTCACCATCACGCCGCCGCTTCGTTGGGGCCGCGGCGGCCAGCGTCGCGGCAGCATCGTTGAGTCAGCTCGCTTTTGCCGAAAAGGAATCATCGATTGTTTCGGTGACGAAGGCCGCGAATGGCGACAAGGACGCGATTCGTCCGCTTCACGTGAACGTTCCCGAGGCGCAACTCATCGATTTGCGACGACGAATCAGGGCGACCCGATGGCCGGAACGCGAAACCGTGTCTGACGATTCACAAGGCGTGCCGCTCGCGATGATGCAGGAACTCGCGCGTCACTGGTCGTCGGATTACGACTGGCGCAAGTGCGAGGCGAAACTGAACGGTTATCCGAATTTCATCACCGAAATCGACGGACTCGACATCCACTTCATTCACGTCCGCTCGAAGCATGAGAATGCGATGCCGCTAATCGTTACACATGGATGGCCCGGTTCAGTGATCGAACAATTCAAGATCATCGATCCGCTGATCAATCCGACCGCGCACGGCGCGAGTTCGTCGGATGCTTTTCATCTGGTCATTCCTTCTCTGCCGGGCTATGGATTCTCCGGCAAGCCACTCACTACCGGCTGGGGACCCGAGCGCACCGCACGCGCGTGGGTGACTCTCATGAAACGGCTCGGATACGACAAGTTCGCGGCGCAAGGCGGCGATCTCGGTGGCGTGGTGGCGAACGTAATGGGCAAGCAGAGGCCACCTGAACTGCTCGGCATTCACGTCAACTTCCCGGCGACCGTTCCCGCCGATATCGCCAAAGCGCTGCAAGCCGGCGATGCGCCGTCCGTGGGCCTCGACGATGAAGAGAAGCATGCGTATGACCAGCTCGCCAGCGCCGCGAGGAAACGCCGCGCATACGCGCTGGAAATGGGAACGCGTCCGCAAACGCTGTATGGCATCGCGGATTCGCCCATCGGTCTGGCGGGCTGGCTGCTCGATCACGGTGACGGTTATGTGCAGCCCGCTGCCGCGCTGACTTCGGCAGTGTTCGGGCACACCGTCAACGGAGAATCGTCAGGTGCGATGACGCGCGACGACGTGCTCGACGACATCACGCTCTACTGGCTGACGAACACCGGCGTCTCCTCGGCGCGCTTCTACTGGGAATCGCATTTCAACTTCCTCGCCGCCGCCGATGTGGCGGTTCCCGCCGCGGTGAGCGTATTTCCGCGCGAGAACTATCAGGCGCCGCGAAGCTGGACAGAGCGCGCGTATCACAACCTCATCTGGTACAACCGGCTCGACAGGGGCGGACACTTCGCGGCGTGGGAACAGCCGGACCTGTTTGTCGAGGAAGTGCGCGCTGGATTGAGGTCATTGCGCACATAG
- a CDS encoding MFS transporter, protein MNASSALLVLTGTLLTACGYGATFLLSMHFKLLGGNDLDTGEALAGAMLGTFGGILLVGWLARHVGAARMTALSALFIALGLAGFGFVERVSPLNVLPGFFMGFGWGSFYLAAPMALAERTSDSDRGRWFLRLGTFQMTGMTGGPGLAALTIRYWHWPVNSVLYLIGGLCVIGALMLESFGRTAPCKRLSPVQKQGLRNVHAIFHTRAVYPIVMIALGACVFSGLMTFQMSLMQGTGAHAGTFFSVYAVTVAATRWLLGQFVIRARREAATKVLLTLMVLGILATFAVPYHVMFHSASAVLLGTGFGLVYPVIETQVVNDSDAGHRHAALTWFVASYFVGVFGFPALGAWVLVHIGPGALMTLITLCGITALLLAILRDRRGIDTLSRA, encoded by the coding sequence ATGAACGCATCCAGCGCTCTTCTCGTGCTGACCGGTACTTTGCTTACCGCCTGCGGGTATGGCGCAACCTTTCTTCTCTCGATGCATTTCAAGCTCCTCGGCGGAAATGATCTCGATACCGGAGAGGCGCTCGCAGGCGCGATGCTCGGCACCTTTGGCGGCATCTTGCTCGTCGGCTGGCTTGCCCGGCACGTCGGCGCCGCGCGCATGACTGCGCTGTCCGCACTGTTCATCGCGTTGGGGCTGGCGGGTTTCGGGTTCGTCGAGCGCGTGAGCCCGCTGAACGTGCTGCCCGGTTTTTTCATGGGCTTCGGCTGGGGCTCCTTCTATCTGGCCGCGCCGATGGCGCTGGCCGAGCGCACGAGCGATTCCGATCGTGGCCGCTGGTTTCTGCGCCTTGGTACGTTCCAGATGACGGGCATGACCGGCGGACCGGGACTCGCGGCGCTCACGATCCGCTACTGGCACTGGCCCGTCAACAGCGTGCTGTACCTGATCGGCGGCCTCTGCGTGATCGGCGCGCTGATGCTGGAAAGCTTCGGCAGGACTGCGCCGTGCAAGCGACTATCGCCAGTTCAGAAACAAGGGCTGCGCAATGTTCACGCGATATTCCACACGCGCGCAGTCTATCCGATCGTGATGATCGCGCTGGGCGCGTGCGTGTTCTCGGGCCTGATGACCTTCCAGATGTCGCTCATGCAAGGCACGGGCGCGCATGCGGGCACGTTCTTCAGCGTCTACGCCGTGACGGTTGCCGCCACGCGCTGGCTGCTCGGGCAATTCGTGATTCGTGCGCGCCGGGAGGCGGCGACGAAAGTCCTGCTCACGCTCATGGTGCTCGGCATCCTCGCGACGTTCGCGGTGCCCTATCACGTAATGTTTCATTCCGCGAGCGCGGTGTTGCTCGGCACCGGCTTCGGACTCGTCTATCCGGTGATCGAGACGCAGGTGGTCAACGACTCCGATGCAGGCCACCGTCACGCCGCGCTGACATGGTTCGTCGCTTCGTATTTTGTCGGCGTGTTCGGCTTCCCGGCACTCGGCGCCTGGGTGCTGGTCCATATAGGCCCGGGTGCGCTGATGACGCTCATCACCCTGTGCGGCATCACGGCCCTGTTGCTTGCGATCCTGCGTGACCGGCGTGGCATCGACACATTGTCGCGCGCCTGA
- a CDS encoding patatin-like phospholipase family protein encodes MRNELKEISRPSDEFAMPRYDEIALVLQGGGALGSYQAGVVESLAEARIEPTWIAGVSIGALNTAIIAGNAPEDRVRALHGFWNAICRPRDWVANAGALMLPYAGLNELVRKWTSNWAAGRALAEGQPGFFVPRIPLPLAGLDRLDPARVSYYDTAALKATLLNYADFDRINDGPIRVSVGAVNVRTGNLVYFDNTRIRLVPEHFMASGALPPGFPAIEIDGEYYWDGGLVSNTPLTEILAEAEHKNSLIFQVDLWSARGKTPVDFLDISERTKDIQYSSRTRAITDLLADRQKHARLLKEVLKHVPENVAKTDPIFRIAKAAADGSSINVVHLIYKNKSYEGSSKDFEFSFDTMREHWQTGLDDCRNSLAHRDWFDIPSREHGFVTHDVHRVEAHLRTKGEHALGRALRA; translated from the coding sequence ATGCGCAACGAACTAAAGGAAATCAGCCGGCCGTCCGATGAGTTCGCGATGCCGCGCTACGATGAGATAGCACTCGTTCTGCAGGGCGGCGGCGCGCTGGGCTCGTATCAGGCCGGCGTGGTCGAAAGTCTCGCCGAAGCGCGCATCGAGCCGACGTGGATTGCGGGCGTGTCGATCGGCGCGCTGAATACAGCGATCATCGCCGGCAATGCGCCGGAGGACCGCGTGAGAGCGCTGCACGGATTCTGGAATGCGATCTGCCGGCCGCGCGACTGGGTCGCGAATGCCGGCGCGTTGATGTTGCCGTACGCGGGCCTGAATGAGCTCGTACGCAAGTGGACCAGCAACTGGGCGGCAGGACGCGCTCTGGCGGAAGGCCAGCCGGGCTTCTTCGTGCCGCGCATCCCGTTGCCGCTCGCGGGTCTCGACCGGCTCGATCCCGCCCGTGTCAGCTATTACGACACCGCGGCGCTCAAGGCCACCCTGCTGAATTACGCCGACTTCGATCGCATCAACGATGGTCCGATTCGGGTGTCCGTGGGCGCGGTGAACGTGCGCACCGGGAATCTCGTCTATTTCGACAATACGAGAATCCGCCTGGTGCCGGAGCATTTCATGGCGTCGGGCGCATTGCCGCCGGGCTTTCCGGCTATCGAGATCGACGGCGAGTACTACTGGGACGGCGGCCTCGTGTCGAATACGCCGCTCACCGAAATCCTCGCGGAGGCCGAGCACAAGAATTCCCTGATTTTTCAGGTCGATCTATGGAGCGCGCGCGGCAAGACGCCCGTTGATTTCCTCGACATTTCAGAACGCACCAAGGACATCCAGTACTCGAGCCGCACACGCGCGATCACTGACCTGCTCGCCGACCGGCAGAAACACGCGCGGCTTCTCAAGGAAGTGCTCAAGCATGTGCCGGAGAATGTCGCGAAGACCGACCCGATCTTCCGTATCGCCAAAGCGGCCGCCGACGGCAGTTCGATCAACGTCGTGCATCTGATCTACAAGAACAAGTCGTACGAAGGCAGCTCGAAGGACTTCGAGTTCAGTTTCGATACGATGCGCGAACATTGGCAGACGGGTCTGGACGATTGCCGTAACTCGCTTGCGCATCGCGACTGGTTCGATATTCCGAGCCGCGAACATGGCTTCGTCACGCACGATGTGCATCGGGTAGAGGCGCACCTTCGTACGAAAGGCGAGCACGCGTTGGGGCGAGCGCTGCGCGCGTGA
- a CDS encoding 3-hydroxybutyrate dehydrogenase yields the protein MSLQDKVALVTGAASGIGEQCARKLASLGAAVVIADLNLANAQKVAASIVESGGKAIAVSMDVTSEEAVNAGIERTVKELGSIDVLVSNAGIQIVAPVEAYAFADWKKMLAIHLDGAFLTTKAAIRHMYDSKRGGSIIYMGSVHSHEASKLKSAYVTAKHGLLGLARVVAKEGGPRRVRANVVCPGFVRTPLVEKQIPEQAKELGISEQDVVKNVMLKETVDGEFTTVEDVANTVAFLAGFESSALTGQSIIVSHGWEMK from the coding sequence ATGTCTCTGCAAGACAAAGTCGCGCTCGTGACGGGCGCAGCCAGCGGTATCGGCGAGCAATGCGCGCGCAAGCTCGCGAGCCTGGGCGCAGCGGTCGTCATCGCCGATCTGAATCTCGCGAATGCGCAAAAGGTAGCTGCGAGCATCGTCGAAAGCGGCGGCAAGGCGATCGCCGTCTCGATGGACGTGACGAGCGAAGAAGCCGTCAACGCAGGCATCGAGCGCACGGTGAAGGAACTCGGCAGCATCGACGTGCTCGTGTCGAACGCGGGCATTCAGATCGTCGCACCGGTCGAAGCGTACGCATTCGCCGACTGGAAGAAGATGCTCGCCATTCATCTCGACGGCGCGTTCCTGACCACCAAGGCCGCTATCAGACACATGTACGACAGCAAGCGCGGCGGCTCGATCATCTATATGGGCTCGGTGCACTCGCATGAAGCGTCGAAGCTGAAGTCGGCGTACGTCACGGCCAAGCACGGCTTGCTGGGTCTTGCCCGTGTCGTCGCCAAGGAAGGCGGTCCACGCAGGGTTCGCGCGAACGTCGTGTGTCCCGGTTTCGTGCGCACGCCGCTCGTGGAAAAGCAGATCCCCGAGCAGGCGAAAGAACTTGGCATCTCCGAGCAGGACGTCGTGAAGAACGTGATGCTGAAGGAAACCGTCGACGGCGAATTCACCACGGTCGAAGACGTCGCGAACACCGTGGCCTTTCTCGCGGGTTTCGAATCGTCCGCGCTGACGGGCCAGTCGATCATCGTGAGCCACGGCTGGGAAATGAAATAA
- a CDS encoding response regulator transcription factor has protein sequence MNARDCAGILPFSHCVRAAGTNEFGFGLIDALQGLVDVDHCVLVNVRTRHAELSAFASRRKSAGERLTEAYVGGCYRDDPLVHEFVTSGATPSAKPVMRSLMPERQFDETYYERFFLEPGLVDKLSIIVPDLDNTAFLSLYRSTEMGRFSDEDKTRITGFADLLVSLVSIHLRLLATPRISRELSVKWHTVLSERERSVARLLGGGETAKTAGAMLALSPASVVTYKQRAFAKLGIATQRELVALTALIG, from the coding sequence ATGAACGCGCGAGACTGTGCAGGCATCCTCCCCTTCTCCCATTGTGTTCGCGCGGCAGGCACGAACGAATTCGGCTTCGGCCTTATCGATGCGCTTCAAGGACTGGTTGATGTCGATCATTGCGTGCTGGTCAACGTCAGGACGCGCCATGCGGAACTGTCTGCGTTCGCAAGCCGACGCAAGAGTGCCGGCGAACGTTTGACGGAGGCATATGTCGGTGGCTGCTATCGCGACGATCCGCTTGTGCATGAGTTCGTCACCTCCGGAGCCACGCCGTCAGCCAAACCGGTCATGCGTTCGCTGATGCCCGAACGCCAATTCGACGAAACCTATTACGAGCGTTTCTTTCTCGAACCGGGCCTGGTGGACAAGTTGTCGATCATCGTGCCGGACTTGGACAACACGGCCTTTCTCAGCCTCTATCGCTCAACCGAGATGGGTCGTTTCAGCGACGAAGACAAAACTCGCATTACCGGATTCGCTGACCTGCTGGTCTCGCTCGTGTCCATTCACTTGAGGCTGTTGGCGACGCCACGCATATCGCGCGAATTGTCGGTCAAATGGCACACCGTGCTGTCCGAACGTGAACGCTCGGTGGCCAGACTGCTCGGGGGTGGCGAGACGGCCAAAACTGCGGGCGCCATGCTCGCTCTGTCGCCAGCGAGCGTCGTCACCTACAAGCAGCGCGCATTCGCGAAGCTGGGCATCGCCACGCAACGCGAACTTGTTGCACTGACAGCGCTGATCGGCTGA
- a CDS encoding CPBP family intramembrane glutamic endopeptidase → MIAVPFIALALAVPAVWSPAARWLAPSLLAVGYGAAFVNGQLDPLAAVPLVLLLVAAYAVGPHRKEWMRCLGHALFIALALALSMHWVPGFHNPRVIGPERFTADAVPFTMFLNLDKPLVGFWLLLALPWTRPRHKALTSLKAGMASLAGTTSACLILALVLGIVRWEPKWPTSTWLFMLNNLLLVTLTEEALFRGYLQGGLSRLLKRFAHADMIALFIAAAVFGLAHFPGGWHWIVLTSVAGIGYGLAYRFGGLPAAIFAHFGLNAAHFLLFTYPMLQAPGAS, encoded by the coding sequence ATGATCGCCGTGCCTTTCATCGCGCTTGCTCTTGCTGTTCCCGCAGTGTGGTCACCGGCGGCGCGGTGGCTCGCGCCGAGCCTGCTCGCGGTTGGGTATGGCGCAGCATTCGTTAATGGTCAACTGGACCCGCTCGCCGCAGTACCGCTCGTGCTGTTGCTGGTGGCGGCGTATGCAGTCGGGCCGCATCGCAAAGAGTGGATGCGTTGTTTGGGTCACGCATTGTTCATTGCGCTGGCCCTTGCGTTGAGCATGCACTGGGTGCCGGGTTTCCATAACCCGCGCGTCATTGGACCCGAGCGTTTTACAGCGGATGCCGTGCCGTTCACAATGTTTCTGAATCTCGACAAGCCGCTCGTCGGTTTCTGGCTGCTGTTGGCTTTGCCCTGGACGCGTCCGCGCCACAAAGCGCTGACATCTTTGAAAGCGGGGATGGCGAGTTTGGCGGGCACGACCAGCGCCTGTTTGATTCTCGCGCTCGTGCTCGGAATCGTGAGATGGGAACCGAAGTGGCCTACGTCCACTTGGCTCTTCATGCTCAATAACCTGTTGCTCGTCACGCTGACTGAAGAAGCACTGTTCAGAGGCTATCTCCAGGGTGGATTGTCGCGGTTGCTCAAGCGCTTCGCTCACGCTGACATGATTGCGCTGTTCATTGCCGCGGCTGTATTCGGTCTCGCGCATTTTCCAGGCGGGTGGCATTGGATCGTGCTGACGAGCGTCGCGGGCATCGGCTATGGACTGGCGTATCGCTTCGGCGGCTTGCCCGCCGCGATCTTCGCGCACTTCGGGCTGAACGCGGCGCACTTCCTCCTTTTCACTTACCCGATGCTTCAGGCGCCCGGAGCGTCGTGA
- a CDS encoding AraC family transcriptional regulator, which translates to MTANRETIAHNDDARRAKATEPDLELVAVPRDESFKVWSHGYPYRTVRWHFHPEYEIHLITATTGKYFVGDHIGNFAPGNLVMVGSNLPHNWVSNVPGGDRVAERCLVLQFDAGFITRATEAFPEFKRMDPLLDSSRWGLLFTEETGAAAEPIMREMLGAQGMRRIGLLAALFELLAHSEEPQRLASAAYRADPDRYGETRINHVLSFIGKNLSQELRETELAELAGQSASAFSRYFRRHTGVPFVQYVNRLRINLACQLLMSDELSVTDICYQVGFNNLSNFNRQFLLLKQMSPTRWRTYQRLNAASAADSNEQVEMPEIAG; encoded by the coding sequence ATGACAGCAAACCGGGAGACGATCGCGCACAACGACGATGCCCGTCGCGCCAAAGCGACCGAGCCCGATCTGGAACTGGTCGCCGTCCCGCGCGATGAGTCGTTCAAGGTGTGGTCGCATGGCTATCCCTATCGCACCGTGCGCTGGCACTTTCATCCCGAGTACGAGATCCATCTCATCACCGCGACCACGGGCAAATACTTCGTCGGCGATCACATCGGCAATTTCGCGCCGGGCAATCTCGTGATGGTCGGATCGAATCTGCCGCACAACTGGGTCAGCAACGTTCCGGGCGGCGATCGCGTAGCCGAACGCTGCCTCGTGCTGCAATTCGATGCCGGATTCATCACGCGCGCGACCGAGGCTTTTCCGGAGTTCAAACGCATGGACCCGCTGCTCGATTCATCGCGCTGGGGCCTGCTCTTCACAGAGGAGACGGGCGCGGCCGCCGAACCGATCATGCGCGAGATGCTCGGCGCGCAAGGCATGCGGCGTATCGGGTTGCTGGCGGCGTTGTTCGAGTTGCTTGCCCACAGCGAGGAACCTCAAAGGCTCGCGAGCGCGGCATATCGCGCCGACCCCGACCGTTACGGCGAGACCCGCATCAATCATGTACTTTCATTCATCGGGAAGAATCTCTCGCAGGAGTTGCGCGAGACCGAACTGGCGGAGCTCGCCGGACAAAGCGCGAGCGCCTTCTCGCGGTATTTCCGCCGCCATACGGGCGTGCCGTTCGTCCAGTACGTGAACCGGCTGCGCATCAACCTGGCTTGCCAGTTGCTGATGTCGGATGAGCTGAGCGTCACCGATATCTGCTATCAGGTCGGCTTCAATAATCTTTCAAATTTCAATCGCCAGTTCCTGTTGCTCAAGCAGATGTCGCCGACGCGCTGGCGCACCTATCAACGGCTCAATGCCGCGAGCGCGGCTGATTCGAACGAACAGGTCGAGATGCCGGAAATCGCCGGCTAG
- a CDS encoding sugar ABC transporter substrate-binding protein, with protein MKKLSTQLVSAGALSLGLSCSLPALAAPSGTVAFLMPDQASTRYEQHDFPGFKAEMAKLCPDCKVLYQNANAAVATQQQQFNSVIAQGAKVIVLDPVDSTAAASLVHMAQSQGIKVIAYDRPVPSTPADYYVSFDNEGIGKAIATSLVDHLKATDVATSKGGVLEVNGSPTDAAAGLIKKGIHTGLQSGGYKTLAEYDTPEWAPPKAQQWVSGQITRFSSQIVGVVAANDGTAGGTIAAFKAAGVNPVPPVTGNDATIAGLQLIISGDQYNTILKPSEIVAAAAAKAAVGFLSGQAPKGETSLFNTPTQLFKPSVITAQNLKAEVVDKGFANAKELCTDRYADGCKKLGITH; from the coding sequence ATGAAAAAGCTCTCAACCCAACTGGTCAGCGCGGGCGCGCTGAGTCTCGGCCTGTCGTGCAGCCTGCCGGCGCTGGCCGCGCCCAGCGGCACGGTTGCGTTCCTGATGCCCGATCAGGCCTCGACGCGCTACGAGCAACACGACTTTCCTGGCTTCAAGGCCGAAATGGCGAAACTTTGTCCGGATTGCAAGGTGCTCTATCAGAACGCCAATGCGGCCGTCGCGACGCAGCAGCAGCAGTTCAATTCCGTGATTGCGCAAGGCGCGAAGGTCATCGTCCTCGATCCGGTGGATTCCACGGCTGCCGCGTCGCTCGTCCATATGGCGCAGAGTCAGGGGATCAAGGTCATCGCCTATGACCGGCCCGTGCCGTCGACGCCGGCGGACTATTACGTTTCCTTCGATAACGAAGGCATCGGCAAGGCAATCGCCACGTCGCTCGTCGATCATCTCAAGGCGACGGACGTCGCGACCAGCAAGGGCGGCGTGCTCGAAGTCAACGGCTCGCCCACGGATGCGGCGGCGGGTCTCATCAAGAAGGGCATTCACACCGGTCTGCAAAGCGGCGGCTACAAGACCCTCGCGGAATACGACACGCCGGAATGGGCGCCGCCCAAGGCCCAGCAGTGGGTCAGCGGGCAGATCACGCGCTTCAGCTCGCAAATCGTCGGCGTGGTGGCGGCCAATGACGGCACCGCCGGCGGCACCATCGCGGCCTTCAAGGCGGCCGGCGTCAATCCCGTGCCGCCCGTGACCGGCAACGACGCGACCATCGCCGGCCTGCAACTCATCATCTCGGGCGACCAGTACAACACCATCCTCAAGCCGAGCGAGATCGTCGCGGCGGCGGCGGCGAAGGCGGCGGTCGGCTTTCTCTCGGGACAGGCGCCGAAGGGCGAAACCTCGCTCTTCAACACGCCGACGCAGTTGTTCAAGCCCTCGGTCATCACGGCGCAGAACCTGAAGGCCGAAGTGGTGGACAAGGGCTTCGCGAACGCAAAGGAGCTTTGCACGGACCGTTATGCGGACGGCTGCAAGAAGCTCGGCATCACGCACTGA
- a CDS encoding ATP-binding cassette domain-containing protein: MNAIPTPHAGRGELVLSLRGVSKHFGAVSALTDIELDVHAGEVVALVGDNGAGKSTLVKILAGVHQPSAGTITFGGKEVTLSDPGTALDLGIATVFQDLALCENLDVVANIYLGRELAPMRLDEVSMEVRAWTLLNELSARIPSVRDVVASLSGGQRQTVAIARSLLLDPKLIMLDEPTAALGVAQTAEVLNLIERVRDRGHAVIMISHNMEDVRAVADRIVVLRLGRNNGIFYPDSSNAELVAAITGATENAVSRRAGRRQAQQDA, from the coding sequence ATGAATGCAATCCCCACTCCACACGCCGGGCGCGGCGAGCTGGTGCTGAGCCTGCGCGGCGTCTCGAAGCATTTCGGCGCGGTGTCGGCGCTCACCGACATCGAGCTCGACGTCCACGCCGGCGAAGTCGTCGCGCTGGTCGGCGACAACGGCGCGGGCAAATCGACGCTCGTCAAGATCCTCGCGGGCGTGCATCAGCCGAGCGCAGGCACGATCACCTTCGGCGGCAAGGAAGTCACGCTGTCGGATCCGGGCACGGCGCTCGACCTGGGTATCGCGACGGTCTTTCAGGACCTCGCGCTGTGCGAGAACCTGGATGTCGTCGCCAACATCTATCTCGGGCGCGAGCTCGCTCCCATGCGTCTCGACGAAGTGTCGATGGAAGTGCGCGCCTGGACGCTCTTGAACGAACTGTCCGCGCGCATTCCGAGCGTGCGCGACGTCGTCGCCTCGCTCTCGGGCGGACAGCGCCAGACCGTGGCAATCGCGCGTTCGCTGCTGCTCGACCCGAAGCTCATCATGCTCGACGAGCCGACGGCCGCGCTCGGCGTCGCGCAGACGGCCGAAGTGCTGAACCTGATCGAGCGCGTCCGCGATCGCGGCCACGCGGTCATCATGATCAGCCACAACATGGAGGACGTGCGCGCGGTCGCGGATCGCATCGTGGTGCTGCGGCTCGGCCGCAACAACGGCATCTTCTATCCCGATTCGTCGAACGCGGAGCTGGTGGCCGCGATCACCGGCGCGACCGAGAACGCCGTATCGCGCCGCGCCGGACGCCGTCAGGCTCAACAGGACGCATGA